In Halorhabdus tiamatea SARL4B, a genomic segment contains:
- a CDS encoding beta-mannosidase: protein MQKKFLNGRWEFRETGGEWRDGAVPGGVYTDLLANDVIDDPLEADNELDVQWVGRTDWTYRRTFEVEPSMLEHDRVLLQFDGLDTVATVRVNGEVVGESVNMHVGHEFDVGEVLQPGDNEIRVEFQSPVEYALEQKESTPYEVPHTHYPVEQPGRPFVRKAQCHFGWDWGPSLPTMGIYRDVSLVAYSSPRITHTTTEQDHDGEGVDLTVRVGVDAPRAGEYELAASVADGETTETVDLDEGEQDVSLTLGVEDVELWWPNGYGDQPLYDLAVTVTDRNGAGDPTSHTVTDRLGFRELELVVEPDAEGASFQFEVNDTPVFAKGANTIPIAPMYGDVTRDRYEHLIESAAEANMTMLRVWGGGYYENDAFYELCDEHGLLVWQDIMFSCSLHPSDEDFLETVEQEVRYQVRRLANHASIAVWCANNENEEALYNWFVDHPAHDEHVDDYEALYEETVGPTCREEDPSRTFWPGSPSSGPDSDDPYAFGSGDVHYWDVWHEGQPFEDYYTTEPRFVSEFGYQSFPSVDSLRTVLPDDQLNPTAPLMEHHQRNPDGNATILTRLASYFRVPFDFGDFVYLSQILQAEAMSTAIEHWRRRKPKTMGALYWQLNDLWPVASWASIEYDGQWKAQQYAARRQFAPVLVSFHPEFEDDTGGENAQADDEDERDFGDVSAQTLWLTSDEPRPLAGEIDLEVVTFDGEVVDERAVDVDIEPQESTPLATVERADLPDDVDPASVMIRAEYDGPGESYPATAFFEDYKALDLPTVDLDVTIDGDEVTVSAPEGAALFVELDAGPLAGWFTDNYVHLRPGETRTLAFEARENHRDGLIEARLRQHLSTRHLRETY, encoded by the coding sequence ATGCAGAAAAAATTCCTCAACGGTCGCTGGGAGTTCCGCGAAACCGGCGGCGAATGGCGCGACGGGGCCGTTCCCGGTGGCGTCTATACGGATCTGCTCGCGAACGACGTGATCGACGATCCGCTCGAGGCCGACAACGAACTCGACGTCCAGTGGGTCGGTCGGACTGACTGGACCTATCGCCGGACGTTCGAGGTCGAGCCGTCGATGCTCGAGCACGATCGCGTCCTGTTGCAATTCGACGGCCTGGACACGGTCGCGACCGTTCGAGTCAACGGCGAGGTGGTCGGCGAGTCGGTCAACATGCACGTCGGCCACGAGTTCGACGTGGGCGAGGTACTGCAACCGGGTGACAACGAGATCCGAGTCGAGTTCCAGTCGCCGGTGGAGTACGCGCTCGAACAGAAAGAGTCCACTCCCTACGAGGTTCCCCATACCCACTACCCGGTCGAACAGCCGGGTCGGCCCTTCGTCCGGAAGGCCCAGTGTCACTTCGGGTGGGACTGGGGGCCGAGCCTGCCGACGATGGGAATCTACCGGGACGTTTCGCTGGTGGCGTACTCCAGTCCACGGATCACCCACACGACGACCGAGCAAGACCACGATGGCGAGGGGGTCGACCTGACCGTCCGAGTCGGCGTCGATGCGCCGAGAGCGGGCGAGTACGAACTGGCGGCGTCGGTCGCCGACGGCGAGACGACCGAGACGGTCGACCTGGACGAAGGAGAGCAGGACGTCTCACTCACGCTCGGCGTCGAAGACGTCGAGCTGTGGTGGCCAAACGGCTACGGCGACCAGCCGCTGTACGACCTCGCGGTGACGGTCACCGATCGAAATGGAGCCGGTGATCCGACCAGCCACACCGTGACCGACCGGCTGGGCTTTCGGGAACTCGAACTCGTGGTCGAACCCGATGCCGAAGGGGCGTCCTTTCAGTTCGAGGTCAACGACACCCCTGTTTTCGCGAAGGGAGCCAACACGATCCCCATCGCCCCGATGTACGGCGACGTGACCCGCGACCGGTACGAGCACCTCATCGAGAGCGCCGCGGAAGCGAACATGACGATGCTCCGGGTCTGGGGTGGCGGCTACTACGAGAACGACGCCTTCTACGAGTTGTGTGACGAACACGGCCTGCTGGTCTGGCAGGACATCATGTTCTCATGTTCGCTCCACCCTTCGGACGAGGACTTTCTGGAGACCGTCGAGCAAGAGGTCCGCTATCAGGTCCGTCGGCTGGCGAACCACGCCTCGATCGCGGTGTGGTGTGCGAACAACGAGAACGAGGAGGCCCTCTACAACTGGTTCGTCGACCACCCGGCCCACGACGAACACGTCGACGATTACGAGGCGCTCTACGAGGAGACCGTCGGGCCGACCTGCCGCGAAGAGGACCCCTCGCGGACCTTCTGGCCCGGATCACCCTCCAGCGGCCCCGACAGTGACGATCCCTACGCGTTCGGGTCGGGTGACGTCCACTACTGGGACGTCTGGCACGAAGGTCAGCCCTTCGAAGACTACTACACGACCGAGCCCCGGTTCGTTTCGGAGTTCGGCTATCAGTCGTTCCCGTCGGTCGACTCGTTGCGGACGGTGTTGCCGGACGACCAGTTGAACCCGACCGCCCCGCTGATGGAACACCACCAGCGCAACCCCGACGGGAACGCGACCATCCTCACCCGACTGGCCTCGTACTTCCGGGTGCCCTTCGACTTCGGAGATTTCGTCTATCTCTCACAGATTCTCCAGGCCGAGGCGATGTCGACCGCGATCGAACACTGGCGACGGCGCAAGCCGAAGACGATGGGCGCGCTGTACTGGCAACTCAACGACCTCTGGCCGGTCGCCTCCTGGGCGTCCATCGAATACGACGGACAGTGGAAGGCCCAGCAGTACGCCGCCCGCCGGCAGTTCGCACCGGTCCTCGTCTCGTTCCATCCCGAGTTCGAGGACGACACCGGCGGGGAGAACGCCCAGGCCGACGACGAAGACGAACGCGATTTCGGGGATGTCAGTGCGCAGACGCTGTGGCTCACCAGCGACGAGCCGCGGCCGCTCGCCGGCGAGATCGACCTCGAGGTGGTCACCTTCGACGGCGAGGTCGTCGACGAACGGGCCGTCGACGTGGACATCGAGCCACAGGAAAGCACGCCACTCGCGACGGTCGAACGGGCGGACCTCCCCGACGACGTCGACCCCGCCTCCGTGATGATCCGGGCCGAGTACGACGGGCCGGGCGAGTCCTATCCGGCGACGGCCTTCTTCGAGGACTACAAGGCGTTGGATCTGCCGACTGTCGACCTCGACGTGACGATCGACGGCGACGAAGTGACAGTCAGCGCGCCCGAGGGGGCCGCACTGTTCGTCGAGCTCGACGCCGGACCACTCGCGGGGTGGTTCACAGACAACTACGTCCACCTGCGGCCCGGCGAGACGCGGACCCTCGCCTTCGAGGCGCGTGAGAACCACCGCGACGGCCTGATCGAAGCGCGTCTCCGGCAACACCTCTCGACGAGACACCTCAGAG
- a CDS encoding HAMP domain-containing protein produces MSDDPDTESTDDDAGGSAIGRLLATAVPDVIRKRFALKFALVLAIMGLLLAGIGFTATGTLSEQVEDNVNQEYEELANRQATIVEEWVKRNTVSVQLASQNSGLREDPQQAELTLNQQSAPLTGSAESMHLVSFAGDQPQVIARSTGMAATDLPISLSETPQSWILDTDIQNADAESVSMSDVYRKDGDTIIGFASRVKNSGNRFLVVEYFVDEVGESIENSPRTNHFAQAINTDGTVQIDSRMTGENADDSRVGSEYGNSETVALAFEQATGDDDRRSGVRIIENNPSVIDEEYAVGYASIEVRGVETQWAIVTHAPTSDLFALVNSVTTGGQLVVGVGVLLIVLVGASLGYSTASALDRLRAKVEEMEAGNLDVPIHSTRIDSIGRLYDGFANMRDSLREQISEAEQARKEAEVSRAEAMEMSEYLQEKAEEYSQTMERCAAGDLTRRMDIDGENEAMDRIASEFNEMIDELEKTTGQLKSFADEVEESSEIVLNSADSVQEASEQVADSVQRISDDAYEQQERLQDISEEIDAISARLDDFAAEHPDIDFEDQLAQIDEVARTVAAVVDLAEETLEESESVAGAAEEQAAELNEVSQRADDLIRYAGPLHDVLDRFETQSEHEFYFPTGPRDEEENGE; encoded by the coding sequence ATGAGTGACGATCCAGACACTGAATCTACGGATGACGACGCAGGGGGTAGCGCAATCGGCCGTCTCTTGGCGACGGCCGTTCCGGACGTCATCAGGAAGCGCTTCGCGCTGAAGTTCGCCCTGGTCTTGGCGATCATGGGGTTGCTTCTTGCCGGGATCGGGTTCACGGCGACGGGTACCCTCTCCGAACAGGTTGAGGACAACGTCAACCAGGAGTACGAAGAGTTGGCGAACCGGCAGGCGACGATCGTCGAGGAGTGGGTAAAACGGAACACCGTTTCGGTCCAGTTGGCCTCCCAGAACAGTGGGTTACGGGAGGATCCCCAGCAGGCAGAACTGACGTTGAACCAACAGTCCGCACCGCTCACCGGTAGTGCTGAGAGCATGCATCTCGTCTCCTTCGCGGGCGACCAACCGCAAGTCATCGCTCGATCTACCGGGATGGCAGCGACTGACCTGCCGATCTCACTCTCAGAGACGCCACAATCCTGGATCCTGGACACTGACATCCAGAACGCGGACGCGGAAAGCGTCTCCATGTCAGACGTGTATCGGAAAGACGGGGACACGATCATCGGCTTCGCCAGTCGTGTCAAGAACTCAGGCAATCGGTTTCTGGTCGTCGAATATTTTGTCGATGAAGTAGGCGAGTCGATCGAGAACAGCCCGCGAACGAACCACTTCGCACAGGCCATCAACACCGACGGCACGGTCCAGATCGACTCGCGCATGACTGGGGAGAACGCCGACGACTCTCGCGTGGGAAGCGAGTACGGCAACAGCGAGACGGTAGCGCTGGCGTTCGAGCAGGCGACAGGAGATGACGACCGACGGTCCGGCGTCCGGATCATCGAGAACAATCCGTCTGTCATCGACGAGGAGTACGCCGTCGGGTACGCTTCAATCGAGGTTCGAGGGGTCGAAACGCAGTGGGCGATCGTTACCCACGCCCCGACCAGTGATCTGTTCGCCTTGGTCAACAGCGTCACGACAGGTGGGCAACTCGTCGTCGGCGTCGGGGTATTGCTGATCGTTCTCGTCGGCGCGTCGCTGGGGTACTCGACGGCGAGCGCACTCGACCGCCTCCGCGCGAAAGTCGAGGAGATGGAAGCGGGGAACCTCGACGTGCCGATTCACTCTACCCGGATCGACTCGATCGGCCGGCTCTACGACGGCTTCGCAAACATGCGAGATTCACTCCGCGAGCAGATCTCCGAGGCCGAGCAGGCCCGGAAAGAGGCCGAGGTCTCCCGGGCCGAAGCCATGGAGATGAGCGAGTATCTCCAGGAGAAAGCCGAGGAGTACAGCCAGACGATGGAGCGGTGTGCAGCCGGGGACCTGACTCGCCGGATGGACATCGACGGGGAGAACGAGGCGATGGACCGGATCGCCAGCGAGTTCAACGAGATGATCGACGAACTCGAGAAGACTACGGGCCAGCTCAAGAGCTTCGCCGACGAGGTCGAAGAGTCCAGCGAGATCGTGCTCAACTCCGCCGATAGCGTCCAAGAAGCCTCAGAGCAGGTGGCCGACTCGGTCCAGCGCATCTCCGACGACGCCTACGAGCAGCAAGAGCGTCTCCAGGATATCTCCGAGGAGATCGACGCGATCTCCGCACGGCTCGACGACTTCGCTGCTGAGCACCCCGATATCGACTTCGAAGACCAACTCGCCCAGATCGACGAGGTGGCCCGGACGGTCGCGGCGGTCGTCGATCTCGCCGAGGAAACGCTCGAAGAATCCGAGAGCGTCGCGGGTGCGGCCGAAGAACAGGCCGCGGAACTCAACGAAGTCTCACAGCGTGCCGACGACCTCATCCGGTACGCCGGGCCGTTGCACGACGTGCTGGATCGCTTCGAGACCCAGTCCGAACACGAGTTCTACTTCCCGACCGGGCCGCGTGACGAGGAGGAGAACGGCGAGTAA
- a CDS encoding methyl-accepting chemotaxis protein: MSHESDIESTDDDARGSAIGRLLATVVPDVIRKRFALKFALVLAIMGIILAGIGFTATGALADQVEDDTQEEYERLASQQASIVEQWVQRNAVTVDLASTNDGLGADLSERGTLNRQLARPLFSELANGSHAIYLLSPNNQTEIVAMQYAGDSIEEVNRGLLQSETISVAETSHPLLKDLQLGIGEYPQVQMTEVYEVSGEPVVGFIKRVEHNVANRYLYMEFRVEDLARAIKNEGLTEGDADTHFSQVVNANNSVQADTRGPADGAASNVLGTYGNSETIQKAMAAPADGQQRTTGVRIVGNDPSVLDEEYAVGYASIDGDVIDPPWAIVTHAPTSDLFGFVQTISQWGNIVTVLAVVLIGGVGAILGYSTASAVDRLRRKAEEIEEGNLDVPIHSTRIDSIGRLYDGFDNMRDALREQISEAEQARKEAEVSRAEAMEMSEYLQEKAEEYSQTMEQCAAGDLTRRMEIDGENEAMDRIASEFNEMIDELEKTTGQLKSFADEVEESGEIVLNSADSVQEASEQVADSVQRISDDAYEQQERLQEISEEIDAISARLDDFAAEHPDIDFEDQLAQIDEVARTVAAVVDLAEETLEESESVAGAAEEQAAELNEVSQRADDLIRYAGPLHDVLDRFETQSEHEFYFPTGPRDEEGE; this comes from the coding sequence ATGAGCCACGAATCAGACATCGAATCTACGGATGACGACGCAAGGGGTAGTGCAATTGGCCGTCTACTGGCGACGGTCGTTCCGGACGTCATCAGAAAGCGCTTCGCGCTGAAATTCGCTTTGGTCTTGGCGATCATGGGGATCATCCTGGCCGGGATCGGGTTCACGGCGACGGGCGCACTCGCTGATCAGGTCGAAGACGACACCCAAGAAGAGTATGAGCGCCTTGCTTCACAGCAGGCGTCGATCGTCGAACAGTGGGTGCAACGCAACGCGGTGACGGTCGACCTCGCCTCGACGAACGACGGACTGGGCGCTGATCTCTCCGAACGGGGGACGCTCAACCGTCAGTTGGCGCGGCCACTGTTCTCGGAGCTAGCTAACGGGTCACATGCAATATACCTCCTCTCGCCGAACAACCAGACCGAGATCGTCGCGATGCAGTACGCGGGTGACTCCATCGAGGAGGTCAACCGGGGACTTCTCCAGTCAGAGACCATCTCCGTCGCGGAGACGAGCCACCCATTGCTGAAAGACCTCCAGCTCGGTATCGGCGAGTATCCGCAGGTTCAGATGACCGAGGTGTATGAAGTCTCGGGGGAACCGGTCGTCGGCTTCATCAAGCGCGTCGAGCACAACGTCGCCAACCGGTATCTCTACATGGAGTTCCGCGTCGAGGACCTGGCCAGGGCCATCAAGAACGAGGGGCTGACGGAAGGCGACGCCGACACCCACTTCTCACAGGTGGTCAACGCCAACAACTCCGTCCAGGCCGACACTCGAGGGCCTGCAGACGGGGCAGCGTCGAACGTCCTCGGCACCTACGGCAACAGTGAGACGATTCAGAAAGCGATGGCTGCACCCGCCGACGGACAACAGCGGACGACCGGCGTCCGGATCGTCGGAAACGACCCCAGCGTCCTCGACGAGGAGTACGCTGTCGGGTACGCGTCAATCGACGGTGACGTGATCGACCCGCCGTGGGCGATCGTGACCCATGCGCCGACCAGCGACCTCTTCGGATTCGTCCAGACGATCTCGCAGTGGGGCAACATCGTGACGGTCCTGGCCGTGGTGTTGATCGGCGGCGTCGGAGCCATTCTCGGGTACTCGACGGCGAGCGCTGTCGATCGGCTCCGCCGGAAGGCCGAGGAGATCGAGGAGGGGAACCTCGACGTGCCGATTCACTCTACCCGGATCGACTCGATCGGCCGGCTCTACGACGGCTTCGACAACATGCGTGACGCGCTGCGCGAGCAGATCTCCGAGGCCGAGCAGGCCCGGAAAGAGGCCGAGGTCTCCCGGGCCGAGGCCATGGAGATGAGCGAGTATCTCCAGGAGAAAGCCGAGGAGTACAGCCAGACGATGGAACAGTGTGCGGCCGGAGACCTCACCCGTCGCATGGAGATAGACGGGGAGAACGAGGCGATGGACCGGATCGCCAGCGAGTTCAACGAGATGATCGACGAACTCGAGAAGACCACCGGTCAGCTCAAGAGCTTCGCCGACGAGGTCGAAGAGTCCGGCGAGATCGTGCTCAACTCCGCCGATAGCGTCCAGGAGGCCTCAGAGCAGGTGGCCGACTCGGTCCAGCGCATCTCCGACGACGCCTACGAGCAGCAGGAACGCCTCCAGGAGATCTCCGAGGAGATCGACGCGATCTCTGCCCGACTCGACGACTTCGCTGCTGAGCACCCCGATATCGACTTCGAAGACCAACTCGCCCAGATCGACGAGGTGGCCCGGACGGTCGCGGCGGTCGTCGATCTCGCCGAGGAAACGCTCGAAGAATCCGAGAGCGTCGCGGGCGCGGCCGAAGAACAGGCCGCGGAACTCAACGAAGTCTCACAGCGTGCTGACGACCTCATCCGGTACGCCGGGCCGCTGCACGACGTGCTGGATCGCTTCGAGACCCAGTCCGAACACGAGTTCTACTTCCCGACCGGGCCGCGTGACGAGGAAGGGGAGTAA
- the xylA gene encoding xylose isomerase: MTEYFPEIDEITYEGPDSEDPLSYSYYQPDKQVGEKTMAEHLRFSVAFWHTLTEDGSDPFGAGTMQRPWDDIDDPMEKAHARVDAGFEFFEKLGVPYFCFHDRDIAPKGENLAESNENLDEIVDHVEEKMDETGVELLWGTSQLFMEPKFMHGAATSPNPDVFAHAAGQVKKAMEVTERLGGENFVFWGGREGYKTLLNADMGRELDNMGRFFRMAADYADDIGFDGQLLIEPKPKEPTKHQYDFDAANVLAFLREYGLEDRFNLNLEANHATLAGHTFRHELQYARINDSLGSVDANQGDKLIGWDTDEFPTDVYMTTLAMWEVLENDGLAPGGLNFDAKVRRESFEPVDLFYGHVTGMDTFARGLEVAHELREDNVFEDVLDDRYGYDEGIGAEIAAESTDFESLAEYALNNDGIDLESGRQEKLKSVLNRYILES, translated from the coding sequence ATGACTGAATACTTCCCTGAAATCGACGAGATCACGTACGAGGGACCGGATTCCGAAGATCCGCTTTCGTATAGCTATTATCAGCCGGACAAACAGGTCGGCGAGAAGACGATGGCCGAGCACCTCCGGTTCTCGGTGGCGTTCTGGCATACGCTGACCGAGGACGGCTCGGACCCGTTCGGGGCGGGGACGATGCAGCGGCCCTGGGACGACATCGACGACCCGATGGAGAAGGCCCACGCCCGTGTCGACGCCGGCTTCGAGTTCTTCGAGAAACTCGGCGTCCCGTACTTCTGTTTCCACGACCGCGACATCGCGCCGAAGGGCGAGAACCTCGCCGAGTCTAACGAAAATCTCGACGAGATCGTCGACCACGTCGAGGAGAAGATGGACGAGACGGGCGTCGAGTTGCTGTGGGGCACCTCCCAGCTGTTCATGGAGCCCAAATTCATGCACGGCGCGGCAACCTCACCGAACCCTGACGTCTTCGCTCACGCCGCGGGCCAGGTCAAGAAAGCGATGGAGGTCACCGAGCGCCTCGGCGGCGAGAACTTCGTCTTCTGGGGCGGCCGCGAAGGCTACAAGACGCTGCTGAACGCCGACATGGGCCGGGAACTCGACAACATGGGTCGGTTCTTCCGGATGGCCGCCGACTACGCCGACGACATCGGCTTCGACGGCCAGTTGCTCATCGAGCCAAAGCCCAAAGAGCCCACCAAACACCAGTACGACTTCGACGCCGCGAACGTCCTGGCGTTCCTGCGTGAGTACGGTCTGGAAGATCGCTTCAACCTCAACCTCGAGGCCAACCACGCGACGCTTGCGGGCCACACCTTCCGCCACGAACTCCAGTACGCCCGGATCAACGATTCGCTCGGCAGCGTCGACGCAAACCAGGGCGATAAGCTCATCGGCTGGGACACCGACGAGTTCCCGACCGACGTCTACATGACGACGCTGGCGATGTGGGAAGTCCTCGAGAACGACGGGCTCGCGCCGGGCGGCCTCAACTTCGACGCGAAGGTCCGGCGTGAATCCTTCGAGCCGGTCGACCTCTTCTACGGCCACGTCACCGGCATGGACACCTTCGCCCGTGGGCTCGAAGTCGCTCACGAACTCCGCGAGGACAACGTCTTCGAGGACGTCCTCGACGACCGCTACGGCTACGACGAGGGTATCGGTGCCGAGATCGCCGCGGAGTCGACCGACTTCGAGTCGCTCGCGGAGTACGCCCTGAACAACGACGGTATCGACCTGGAGTCGGGACGCCAGGAGAAGCTGAAGTCGGTCCTCAACCGCTACATCCTCGAATCCTGA
- a CDS encoding universal stress protein, producing MERALVVVDDTEASLEMLQKAGEIAEGLGAKLYLFGTLDPEEFDEARETLDTIGEVENTSYTDSDILKTVHNSLNETIEEVFTEPDFEYETVGAVAGEGDRASKVIEAAEKFECEHIFLSGRKRSPTGKALFGDTVQSVLLDFDGEVTVNLQ from the coding sequence ATGGAACGAGCACTAGTTGTCGTCGACGACACCGAAGCGAGCCTTGAGATGCTCCAGAAGGCCGGCGAAATCGCCGAGGGACTCGGCGCGAAGCTGTACCTCTTTGGGACTCTCGATCCCGAGGAGTTCGACGAGGCCAGAGAGACCCTCGACACGATCGGCGAGGTCGAGAACACGTCCTACACCGATTCGGACATCCTGAAAACGGTCCACAACTCGCTGAACGAAACCATCGAGGAGGTCTTCACCGAACCCGACTTCGAGTACGAGACCGTCGGCGCAGTCGCCGGCGAGGGCGACCGCGCGTCGAAAGTCATCGAGGCCGCCGAGAAGTTCGAGTGTGAGCACATCTTCCTGTCGGGCCGCAAGCGCTCGCCGACCGGGAAAGCGCTGTTCGGCGACACGGTCCAGTCTGTCCTGCTCGACTTCGACGGCGAAGTCACGGTCAACCTCCAGTGA